TTTAAGGACCTAGAGGCAAATATAGGAACCGCTACTGGGCTTGACACACTCCAGACAGTAGTTAACTTAATGCACGACATGAAGAGGCTCGGCTTTGAGGTTGAACCTCCCAAGGACGGCGAAGAGTTAGTGAGGCTCATTATATCGAGGAAGGCCATACCAGAGACCAGGTACACAAGCCTAGAAGAGATCTTGGAGAAGAAGGGCTTCGTTGGCTTCCTCAGCTATGAAAAGTACGTTGAGTTCTTCAATTCTCTACCTAAAGAAGCAAGAGAGGCAGTGGTAAAAACGTGGGGAACCATTAAGAAGGGAGAAAGGAACTACATGTTCGATGGAGAGAAATTCGTCATACCCGGGGTCAAGCTTGGAAACGTACTCGTAGCCGTTCAGCCAAAGAGAGTCACGTGGCAGGACGAGGAAAACGCAATTAGGCTCATTCACAACTCCGACTTACCAGTCCACCACTTCTGGTTAGCTTTCTACAAATGGATAGACGAAAACTACGACGCGCTAATACACGTCGGAACCCACGGCACTCTGGAGTTCACGCCAGGGAAAGGAGTGGGACTATCGCCCTCCTGCTTCCCGCAGATATCGATAGGAACCATACCTCACCTCTACATTTACGCTGTCAACGTCCCTGGGGAGGGGATAACTGCGAAAAGGAGGAGCTACGCTGTGCTCATAGACCACCTATCCCCGCCCACAATAGACGAAGTCCCAGACGAAATCAAGAAACTGGAGGACTTAATCGAAGAGTACGAGGAGTCGGAAAAAGCCCAGAACGAGGCCAGGCAGAAACTTGTCCTACAACAGATAATGGAGACCAGCGAGAACATAGGCCTAAAGGTCGACTTTTCCGACCCTGATAAGGCAACACACGAAATCGAGCACAGACTAAACGTATTTAAGGACAGCAGCGTCACAAAGGGGCTCCACGTCTTGGGTGAACTACCGGACGAGGAGGACTTAGCAGAGTACGTCTTAGCGCTAACCAAGTACGACGAGGACTCCATGGTCAAGACCTACGGAAAGGAAAAGGCTAAGGCCTTGATACTAGAGGCGCTCAACGGTAACTTCAAGTTGCCGGAAAAGGAGAGGTTAGTCATATCTAAATTGATCGAGTCGGTTCACTTAGAGAAGGTGAACTTGATAAACGCCTTATCTGGAGGCTACGTTGAGCCAGGGCCCTCTGGGTCGTTGAGTAGGGGAAGGTACGACGTCCTTCCAACGGGGAGGAACTTCTTCGCCGTAGACCCCTCTAAGATACCCACTTTCTCAGCCTGGCAGATAGGGACGTTAATGGCGGAAAGGCTCATTCAAGAGTACTTGAAGAAATACGGAAAGTACCCTAGGGCCATAGGCTTCGTCCTCTGGTCTACGGACGTTTTTAGGTCCGACGGCGAACTGGTGGCCCAAATCCTGCACACTATGGGCGTCAAGCCGAAGTGGCACAAGGTAACTAAGAAGGTGACAGGCGTTGAGCCAATACCTTTGGAGGAGCTCAATAGACCAAGGATAGACGTGGTGGTGACCATAAGCGGGATTGTCAGGGACAACCTAATGGGAATCGTGGAGTTGATAGACGAGGCAATCGAACTAGTGAGAAAGCTACCAGAAGACGAGTCTCAAAACTACGTTAAGGGCGAATTCAATAGGATATTCTCGGCGAAGCCCGGGGCTTACGGCTCCGGTACAGACAAGGCAGTCGAGTCCTCTGCGTGGAAGACGGAAGAGGAACTTGCGGACGTGTACTTGAACTGGATGGCGTATGCGTACGGAAAGGGAAAGAGGGGGATTAGGGCTGTGGATGACTTCGTAAAGGCCAGCGGAAAGGTAGACATGATAGTCCACAAGAGGGAGATAGACGAGATAGACATCCTAGACGACAGCTGTAACTACAGTTACGTAGGAGGGTTCTTCTTAGCTTGCAAGAAGCTCGGAAAGACCCCTGAACTCATGTTTGAAGATACCTTCAATCCGAGGAACCCGAGGATAAGGATAATGAGGGAGGAAATAGAGAGGGTTAGCCTCATGAAGCTGTTGAATAACGCTTGGATAGAGTCGCAAAAGAAGTTGGGCTACAGAGGGGCAACGGAGATCCTCAAAAAAGTCGAACACCTTTACGGCTGGGGCGCAACTACCAGGATGGTAAGCGACGAGATCTTTGAGAAGGTGACTCAGAAGTTCGTCCTCAACAAGGAGATGAGGGACTGGTTCCTGAGGGAAAATCCGTGGGCCCTAGAGGAGATAACTAAGAGGCTAATAGAGGCGGAGAAAAGGGGCATATGGAAAGCAAAAGAAGAGACCAAAGAGGCCCTTGAGGAACTCTACGCGCAGATAGAGGGTGAGTCTGAGGAATGGTAGAGAGGAACGTACTTCCGTTCTCCGCGATAATAGGCCAAGAAAGGCTGAAAAAGGCCTTGATGATAGTTGCCGTTAACCCCTCAGTGGGGGGCCTACTCATAATGGGGCCAAAGGGAGTGGCAAAGTCCACTGCAGTTAGGGCGTTGGCCAACCTACTGCCCGAGATAGAAGTGGTGGCCGACTGTCCCTTTAGTTGCGACCCTCGTTCCCCGGAGTCCATGTGCGACAGTTGCAGAGCAAGGTTTGAGAGGGGCGAGAGGCTTCCCGTTATAAGGAGGAAAATGAGAGAAGTCGAATTGCCCGTGAGTGCCACCCTTGACAGGGTAGTTGGTAGCCTCGACATAAAGAAGGCCATAGAGGAGGGGTTAAGGGCACTTTCACCCGGTCTCTTGGCGGAAGCCAACAGGGGGATCTTATACATTGACGAGGTAAACCTCCTCCCTGACGACATAGTTAACGCCATCCTCGACTCTGCTGCCTCAAAGGTTAACGTGGTTGAAAGGGAGGGAGTTTCTGTATCCCATCCAGCGAACTTCATACTCATAGGCACTATGAACCCAGAGGAGGGAGAACTAAGGCCACAGTTACTGGACAGGTTTGGCATCTCTGTGGTAGCGGAGAGCCCAAAGTCTGAGGAGGAGCTGATCCAAATAGCTAAGGTAGTGGAGGAATTCGAGGCAAACCCCAAGAAAATCAAGGAGCAGTTCGAGCCAAAGGAAAGGGAACTCAGGGAGAGGATAACCAGAGCAAGGGAGATCTTACGTAACGTTGAAATTTCCGACGACCTAATGAGGCTTATAGCAAAGGTCGTCATAAAGTACTCGCTTAGCAACAGAGCCATGATAGCCACAATGAGGGTTGCGAAGACGATTGCTGCCCTTGACGGCAGAAAGGTAGTTACTGAAGAGGACGTAAAGGAGGCGTTAGAGTACGTGCTACCACATAGGCTGAACGCCCAACAAATGCAAGAGGAGCAAGTTGGCGTGGAGAAGGTAAAGAAGGAACTAGAGGAAATCCTCAAGGGCAATGGCGGAAATAACAGGGAAGAAGAGAAAGAGCAACGTGAAGAAAAGGAAATAAACGTGGACTTGAAGGTGGATAACTTAAAGTCGGACAAGAGCGGTAGAGGAGGTATATCAAGGTCTACAGGAAATCTGTCGAGCTTACTCGGTAAAGTCGTGGACTTTTACTCCACGATAGTCAACATGGCCTTAAGCGGTAGAAAAAGGATAACGAAGGAAGACGTGTCTCTTAAGGAGTTAAGGGGGAGGGGATCCGTTCCTATACTCATCCTCCTCGACACCAGCAGGTCAATGAACTTAGGAAGGAGGATCTTAATAGCTAAGAAGCTTTCTAAGTCGCTCTTAAATAACGCGTACAAGCTGAGAAGCAAAGTGGGCCTTATCACTTTTTCGGGCTATAGCGCAAACTACGTGGTCCGTTTCTCCAAAAACTTTTCCCTAATAGAGAGGTCGCTCAACTCCGTCAAGCCTCAAGGCAGGACTCCTCTTTCGCATGCCATTTACCTTGCAAATAAGGTTCTAAAGAAGGAGAGCATGTACTCCACCCCGATAACCTTTATAGTAACCGACGGTAAAGCTAACGTGAGCCTCAAGGGTAACATAAGGGAAGAGCTGGAGAGGTTAAGTTACGAACTTGGAAAGATGTCAAAGGTGGTAGTAGTTGACGCAAACGCGTCCCAGTTCACGCCAAGCTATAACCAGTTGATAGCTAGGAGCTCAAACGCGTACATGATTGGCCTAAACCAGCTCAGCAAGGTCTTGAACGACAGGACTAACTTCACCAACTTGCTCTTAAGGCTCTGACTGAATTTTTCATTATCGAAAGAAATTTAATCAAATGTAGCACTTAGACATTACAGATAACATAAGATTTATTATAGTTTAAACGATTTCTCTCTTGAGACGCTATGTCCGAATTACCTAAGGAAGTAGAAGAGTATAGAGCTAAGGTAAGGGAGTACGCCCAAAAAGTGGTAAGGGACTACGCGAAGCAAATGGACGAAACCAACGACGGTGGGGACAAGATAGTAAAGGACTTTGGCGAAATGGGTCTCCTCGGTATGAAGGTTCCCACAAAGTACGGGGGCCTAGGGTTAGGAGAACTGGCTTTTGCGGTTGCTACTGAGGAGCTTGGGGCTGAAAGCGGTGGTGCTTCGCACAGCCTCCACACACAACTGAACGCCATTCAGCTTTTAGTCTCAGTTGGAGGAGACGCTGCAGCAGAGTGGATCGAAAAGGGGGTCAAGGCTAAGGAGATATATGCAGTTGCCCTTACTGAACCAGCAGCAGGCTCAGACCTAGGTGCATTGCAAACTACCGCGAAGCCGGACGGGGACGAGCTCGTACTTAACGGGGAGAAAATATTCACCAGCGCCGCCTCCTTCTCTACAAAGATGGTTGTACTAGCTAGGACCAGCGGCAACCCAGGGGATAGGCAAGGAATATCGTTACTTTTAGTGGACTCCAAGACTCCTGGAGTAGAGGTCAAAAAGCTGGACTTAATGGGTATCAGAGGGGCCGGTGTATCGTACGTTAAATTCAACAACGTTAGAATAAGTAAGGACTCCATTATCGGCAAGGAAGGAGACGCCTTTAGAGGGGCAATAAAGGCTCTCATGGTCAGCAGAAACGGCTACGCTGGAATAGCGGTTGGGATAGCTAGGGGAGCAGTTGAGGAGGCAATTAACAGGGCAACGGCGAGGAAACAGTTCGGAAAGGCGCTAATAGACCAGGAGTGGATAGCGTTTAACTTGGCAGATGCATACGTAAAAGTGGAGGCAGCGAGGTTGCTAACTTGGAGAGCAGCCAACTTATTTGACAAGGGAGTTGAGGCGTTAACGGAGGCGTCGATGGCAAAGTACTACGCTGCCGTGACTGCCGCCGAGGTCACTAGGACTGCACTCCACATATTTGGCGGTCACGGGCTTAACAGGGGATCAAAAGTTGAGAGGCTTTACAGAGACGCAAAGATAATGGAGATCGCCGAGGGTACAAACGAAATGCAGCTAATGGCAGTATCAAGGGCTTTCCAGCCTAAGAAATAAGTAGATAATCAAGAAGTTCTCTAAAAGGACTGGCAAAGAATACTTTATAAACTCGAAGAAACCAAACCCTTTTCCTCCCCTGCTTTCTGAGGCTTCAGAAATTATTACGTTACTTGCTGCTCCTATCAACGTTAAATTCCCAGCTATCGTGCTACCTGCTGCTAACGCGAGCCAGTCTATTGCTGAAGTAGCGTTGTAAGAGTACATTATAGGTATGTAGATAGCTACCATGGGCACGTTGCTGAGTATTTGACTCAACGCTACGCTAATCAACATAATAAGTAGCGCGCTAGAGGGTGGTGGCAACGCTTTGGAGATAGCGCTCAAGACGCCCCCGTTGTCCAGTCCCGCTGTAAAGAGGAATAGCCCCACGAAGAAGACTATCACCGTCCAATCCATTCTCCTCACAATCTCCCTCCTCGGCTTTACTATTAGCAAAAGCAATGACGAAGTTATCAGGGAGCCTAGCAATATGTCCACCTTCAGAAAGCTCAAGGCAAAGAACAAGGCCACAGTTATGGCTAGAAGAACCAAGGCTACTCCCGCAGTAGCCTTGTCCTCAATTTTTACCTCTTGTAGTTGTATTTTCGATTCAGGATCCGCTAATGACTTCCTAAACATTAATAAGGTTATATACGCAGTAGCCAGCAGGTTAACCGCAGTAGGAATCCCCAAGTAGGCTAGGAATAGTACGAAGGGCTGTGCCAAGTTCCCTTCAAGAGCTATCAACAAGTTCTGAGGGTTGCCAGTGGGCAAAAGCACGCTCCCTACTGTGACCCCGAAAGCCAGGGAATAGAGAAGGGGCTTCTCGTCGATCCGCATTTGCTTACTTGCCTCTAACATGATAGGGGTCCAACTGGACGAGATCCCGTCATTTGTGACAAAATTTGAAAGAACGCCGGAGAAAACCACTACCGCCATCACTATCCTCTTTGGCGTCTTGAACTTCTTGACGATATAATACGCCAGGTACTTCAAGAATCCCGACACCTCTAACGCTGAGGCGAACACGAAAATGGTAACCAGGAACAGTATGACGTCTAGGTTTACGCTCTTCAGGGCAAGGCCTACTGGTATTACGCCAGTCGCCACCATCAGAACACCTCCGAAGAACATGGAGGACCACGGCGGTATCTTCGTAATACTTCTAGTCGCTATCAAGCCGTAAGTTAGAAACGCTATTGCCAGCGCTATGTAATTCACAAAATGGTCTTGAGGTATTCGCTTTAAAGATTATCCTAGTTTTAGGGATACAGATGAATGAGGATCTTCATAGGCCAAGCCCTCGTCACGACAGTAGTAACCGAATTGACGTTGCTCTACCCAGTGGAGATTTACAACGAGACAAAGTCTGTGTTTTTATTGGGAATAGTCTCAATGCTGTTCAACGCCACTAACGCCCTGGGCTCCTACGTCTGGGGAAACGTGATAGACAGCGTAAAACGTAGGAAGGAGTTCTTTATACTTTTGCCTCTATCTATTATACCCTGCGTCTTCTTACTTTCCTTCGGGTCGATAGTCCTCGGCTTCCTCGGCTACTCACTTCTGGGGTTTATTTACGCCATAGACTCGCCCTTGTACTCTATCCTGTTACTAGAGAACTTCACGTTTGAGCAGTTGCCCAAGGTGAACATTAGGCTTTCGCAGTTCACGCTTGCAGGAAACATAGCTGGAAGCCTCTTGGCTATAGTAAGATTGCCTCCAACTTACGTCACTTCAATGCTCATCGCATCACTGATAAGCAACGTAATGTTTCTAAGGGGAGTGGCAGGCTCAAGTAATAGGGATAAAAAGGAGGAGAAAAGGGAGATTAGGAATAGGCTTCAAGCTATCCTGTCCTTCTTTACTTTCAACTTCGCCGCTGAGATTTTTTACACAGTCTACGTTCCGTTCAACTACGCCATGGGAAACCCAGAATACCTCATTTTCGTTTCCTACACTCTGCTGTACATCTTGGACGAGTTCCTCTACTACGTGTCCTCTAGAGTCATTGAGAACAGGGAGGTGTTCTTCATTTACTTAGTCACTTTCACGAGGGCAATTCTGTCCCTTTCGGCGTCCCTGGTCGTTGCCTCTAAGCTCAGGCTGGGACCTCTTAGCGTGCCCATATTTCTCTCCTTTGGCTCAATATACCCTATATTCAGTTCTTCCTTCTTCTCCATCATGTTCAGAAACTTAAAGAAAAATAGGGGAACTATAATAGGGGTATTCAACGCCGTAGAGGACGTTGCCAACATAATGGGGAGCCTAGTTGCTGGGATAATAGGGGGAACCTTGGCCAACGCCTATGCAGTGATACTTTACTCCTTTCTACTGTCCTCTTTCCTTTTCGCCGATTACGTAAGGAGAGCCCCTGTGCCTTCTAGCTAAGGCACTTTCAAACATCTTTTTCTCGTACTCGTTTTTAGGATAATATGGCGGAAACTCCTTTGGCCTGCCATCGCTTCCTATCCTTACGTAGTTGAAGAACGCCGTGGTCACTATCCTGCTAATGCCGTCCTTAGGGTTTCTAGTCTTTACCGTTATCAAAACCTCGATGGAAGTCTTGCCCACATACGACAATCCAGCCGTCATTTCAACTACGTCTCCTAGCTTAATCGGGGAAAGGAACGCAGTGTCAGAGACGGAAACCGTTACCACTGTGTCGCTACCGTCCTTAAAGCCCTTGTAGTTTATAAGACTTAGTCCCAACATTCCCCCTAGATCGTCCATGAGCTTCACTATCTTTCCAGCTGAGATCAGCCTTCCGTCATAGGTCATCTCAGGGGTCACGTATATTACGTTGTGCAGTTTAACTGTGAGCTTCTCCGTAGGGTCTTCTAGGGGAACGCTTTCCTTGAGCTTCTTTAGTCTGAGCTCCCTCCTCTTTCTTGCCTCCTCGACTATTAAACGCTCCTCATCCGTAGCGGGAACGATCTTTTCCCCAACAGGCAATGGCCTAACGTTGTCGTCCACCTTTACGTACACTCCAGTGGCGGTAACTATTGGCTCGTCTCCCCTAAACACCTTCATTTCTACTTCCATTGACGAGTTTCCTATGTAGTCCACTTGGGACACAATCCTTATTACGTCACCTAGGTATATTGGCTTCTTGAACACCACGTTGTCTAAGGAAGCTAAAACTGCTGGTCCCTTGGCCACTTTAATCGAGGACAACATACCAGTGTCTATTAGCATCTTCAGCATGTCTCCGCCGTGGAGCCTTCCCATGTAGTTGCATTGTTCATAATGCACTAGGTTTACTGTCTCCACTACGGTTTCACTGATTAGCGACTTCCTTCACCTCGTTTAGCTTTGCTGACAAGTTTGGGTACTTTTTAACGTACTCTTCTAGGAGCTTTAGTAGCTCTACCAATATGTCCTTCCACGAACTGATTATCTTATCCATCACGTCCTTCGGGACTGAGGTGACCCTCTTCTCGCTTGCCGACATGAAGGGCAAGTACTCGTCTTGAGATATAGAAACTACGAACATACCCCTCCGGTCAATGAC
The Candidatus Aramenus sp. CH1 DNA segment above includes these coding regions:
- a CDS encoding cobaltochelatase subunit CobN, which gives rise to MKLSVLIGWNGSVVKTFIEASRELGVQLAIKYPRLDPIDDEFVESMKTSDAIFIHHFSSENLYSEIIDRISGVLENKDVVAVIDPALSKFNKLPPEATKKVMEYYNYGGKENVKNLILYLLSFKHEGIKCEEPKPLPFSGIYSKEGVYQNVWEYLKKYDTGKRVGILFYRSEWVDGDLEIVDKLVEKLKREGITPIPVFVQGFGDKSRGIESNEEAIMRMFAPEGKPIVDAIINLLSFSLIKDKESSILKDLNVPIFQGVINYFKSEKEWLESKGLDIVSTIMSVSLPEIDGTTQPVLLGVVEVKQDGNFKYRLLRGVDYQIRYMVKRVKRWIELRRKDNKEKKIAIILHSASAFKDLEANIGTATGLDTLQTVVNLMHDMKRLGFEVEPPKDGEELVRLIISRKAIPETRYTSLEEILEKKGFVGFLSYEKYVEFFNSLPKEAREAVVKTWGTIKKGERNYMFDGEKFVIPGVKLGNVLVAVQPKRVTWQDEENAIRLIHNSDLPVHHFWLAFYKWIDENYDALIHVGTHGTLEFTPGKGVGLSPSCFPQISIGTIPHLYIYAVNVPGEGITAKRRSYAVLIDHLSPPTIDEVPDEIKKLEDLIEEYEESEKAQNEARQKLVLQQIMETSENIGLKVDFSDPDKATHEIEHRLNVFKDSSVTKGLHVLGELPDEEDLAEYVLALTKYDEDSMVKTYGKEKAKALILEALNGNFKLPEKERLVISKLIESVHLEKVNLINALSGGYVEPGPSGSLSRGRYDVLPTGRNFFAVDPSKIPTFSAWQIGTLMAERLIQEYLKKYGKYPRAIGFVLWSTDVFRSDGELVAQILHTMGVKPKWHKVTKKVTGVEPIPLEELNRPRIDVVVTISGIVRDNLMGIVELIDEAIELVRKLPEDESQNYVKGEFNRIFSAKPGAYGSGTDKAVESSAWKTEEELADVYLNWMAYAYGKGKRGIRAVDDFVKASGKVDMIVHKREIDEIDILDDSCNYSYVGGFFLACKKLGKTPELMFEDTFNPRNPRIRIMREEIERVSLMKLLNNAWIESQKKLGYRGATEILKKVEHLYGWGATTRMVSDEIFEKVTQKFVLNKEMRDWFLRENPWALEEITKRLIEAEKRGIWKAKEETKEALEELYAQIEGESEEW
- a CDS encoding VWA domain-containing protein; the protein is MVERNVLPFSAIIGQERLKKALMIVAVNPSVGGLLIMGPKGVAKSTAVRALANLLPEIEVVADCPFSCDPRSPESMCDSCRARFERGERLPVIRRKMREVELPVSATLDRVVGSLDIKKAIEEGLRALSPGLLAEANRGILYIDEVNLLPDDIVNAILDSAASKVNVVEREGVSVSHPANFILIGTMNPEEGELRPQLLDRFGISVVAESPKSEEELIQIAKVVEEFEANPKKIKEQFEPKERELRERITRAREILRNVEISDDLMRLIAKVVIKYSLSNRAMIATMRVAKTIAALDGRKVVTEEDVKEALEYVLPHRLNAQQMQEEQVGVEKVKKELEEILKGNGGNNREEEKEQREEKEINVDLKVDNLKSDKSGRGGISRSTGNLSSLLGKVVDFYSTIVNMALSGRKRITKEDVSLKELRGRGSVPILILLDTSRSMNLGRRILIAKKLSKSLLNNAYKLRSKVGLITFSGYSANYVVRFSKNFSLIERSLNSVKPQGRTPLSHAIYLANKVLKKESMYSTPITFIVTDGKANVSLKGNIREELERLSYELGKMSKVVVVDANASQFTPSYNQLIARSSNAYMIGLNQLSKVLNDRTNFTNLLLRL
- a CDS encoding acyl-CoA dehydrogenase family protein, yielding MSELPKEVEEYRAKVREYAQKVVRDYAKQMDETNDGGDKIVKDFGEMGLLGMKVPTKYGGLGLGELAFAVATEELGAESGGASHSLHTQLNAIQLLVSVGGDAAAEWIEKGVKAKEIYAVALTEPAAGSDLGALQTTAKPDGDELVLNGEKIFTSAASFSTKMVVLARTSGNPGDRQGISLLLVDSKTPGVEVKKLDLMGIRGAGVSYVKFNNVRISKDSIIGKEGDAFRGAIKALMVSRNGYAGIAVGIARGAVEEAINRATARKQFGKALIDQEWIAFNLADAYVKVEAARLLTWRAANLFDKGVEALTEASMAKYYAAVTAAEVTRTALHIFGGHGLNRGSKVERLYRDAKIMEIAEGTNEMQLMAVSRAFQPKK
- a CDS encoding anion transporter; the protein is MNYIALAIAFLTYGLIATRSITKIPPWSSMFFGGVLMVATGVIPVGLALKSVNLDVILFLVTIFVFASALEVSGFLKYLAYYIVKKFKTPKRIVMAVVVFSGVLSNFVTNDGISSSWTPIMLEASKQMRIDEKPLLYSLAFGVTVGSVLLPTGNPQNLLIALEGNLAQPFVLFLAYLGIPTAVNLLATAYITLLMFRKSLADPESKIQLQEVKIEDKATAGVALVLLAITVALFFALSFLKVDILLGSLITSSLLLLIVKPRREIVRRMDWTVIVFFVGLFLFTAGLDNGGVLSAISKALPPPSSALLIMLISVALSQILSNVPMVAIYIPIMYSYNATSAIDWLALAAGSTIAGNLTLIGAASNVIISEASESRGGKGFGFFEFIKYSLPVLLENFLIIYLFLRLESP
- a CDS encoding MFS transporter; the protein is MRIFIGQALVTTVVTELTLLYPVEIYNETKSVFLLGIVSMLFNATNALGSYVWGNVIDSVKRRKEFFILLPLSIIPCVFLLSFGSIVLGFLGYSLLGFIYAIDSPLYSILLLENFTFEQLPKVNIRLSQFTLAGNIAGSLLAIVRLPPTYVTSMLIASLISNVMFLRGVAGSSNRDKKEEKREIRNRLQAILSFFTFNFAAEIFYTVYVPFNYAMGNPEYLIFVSYTLLYILDEFLYYVSSRVIENREVFFIYLVTFTRAILSLSASLVVASKLRLGPLSVPIFLSFGSIYPIFSSSFFSIMFRNLKKNRGTIIGVFNAVEDVANIMGSLVAGIIGGTLANAYAVILYSFLLSSFLFADYVRRAPVPSS
- a CDS encoding acyl-CoA thioesterase, producing METVNLVHYEQCNYMGRLHGGDMLKMLIDTGMLSSIKVAKGPAVLASLDNVVFKKPIYLGDVIRIVSQVDYIGNSSMEVEMKVFRGDEPIVTATGVYVKVDDNVRPLPVGEKIVPATDEERLIVEEARKRRELRLKKLKESVPLEDPTEKLTVKLHNVIYVTPEMTYDGRLISAGKIVKLMDDLGGMLGLSLINYKGFKDGSDTVVTVSVSDTAFLSPIKLGDVVEMTAGLSYVGKTSIEVLITVKTRNPKDGISRIVTTAFFNYVRIGSDGRPKEFPPYYPKNEYEKKMFESALARRHRGSPYVIGEKERGQ